One window from the genome of Salisaeta longa DSM 21114 encodes:
- a CDS encoding PepSY-associated TM helix domain-containing protein — MNIGRRTYTLMWDAHSVTGLVIGLALFVLFFTGALVLFRGEIRQWEEPALRTVQGPRQPLDALVTPVLDSLGKGQQPPSYVLMEMPTEHAGTLYLYAAGNTHKPSHTAWVNPVTGAWVSPPTGADATQTLYYLHFFYQLGRWGLYLTGFVGLFMLLAILTGTVVHWKRLVKDFFRFRPSKKLRVAWADAHKVLGTLGLPFQALFAFTGAYMGLLGLLALPYAALLYDGQPTQMYRDAGYYGPAVTVDSAAIAPAGLPRLQAFVARTERQWTDFEVTSVIASGLGTPTARVEVIGERRGAAVGGTGALVFHRTTGRILARRAPTAVGPLNSAVQTMERLHFAAVGGRALDLLFLLLALASCVVILTGNFTWLEARKRQDRWTHALMARATAGVATGLLPATALLFLAMRFLPTDAAPALTAGPVFFGGWALALLYALAQPNVARTHRQLLIAGGGLALLLPLVNGWMTGDWLWTVGRTQRWSTWGVDVGAVCAGHAALAGAAWIDTDPADEAPAPPSQRNGRRPHEVTLQTAP, encoded by the coding sequence ATGAACATCGGCCGCCGCACCTACACCTTGATGTGGGATGCCCATTCCGTAACGGGCCTCGTCATCGGACTCGCGCTGTTCGTCCTCTTTTTTACGGGCGCGCTCGTCCTTTTCCGTGGCGAGATCCGGCAATGGGAAGAGCCTGCGCTGCGCACGGTGCAGGGCCCGCGCCAGCCGCTCGATGCGCTCGTCACGCCGGTGCTTGACAGCCTGGGCAAGGGCCAGCAGCCGCCGTCGTACGTGCTCATGGAGATGCCGACGGAGCATGCCGGCACCCTGTATCTTTACGCTGCGGGCAACACGCACAAGCCCTCGCACACCGCCTGGGTAAATCCGGTAACCGGCGCCTGGGTGAGTCCGCCCACGGGGGCCGATGCGACGCAAACGCTGTACTACCTGCACTTCTTCTACCAGTTGGGGCGCTGGGGCCTGTACCTGACGGGGTTTGTGGGCCTCTTTATGCTCCTCGCCATCCTGACGGGCACCGTGGTGCACTGGAAGCGACTGGTGAAGGATTTCTTCCGGTTTCGCCCTTCCAAGAAGCTGCGCGTGGCCTGGGCCGACGCCCACAAGGTGCTCGGCACCCTGGGCCTTCCCTTCCAAGCGCTGTTCGCCTTCACCGGGGCCTACATGGGCCTGCTGGGCTTACTCGCGCTGCCCTACGCCGCGCTCCTGTACGACGGCCAGCCCACGCAGATGTACCGCGACGCCGGCTACTACGGCCCCGCCGTAACCGTCGACTCGGCGGCCATAGCCCCCGCGGGCCTGCCGCGCCTCCAAGCGTTTGTCGCACGCACCGAGCGGCAGTGGACCGACTTTGAAGTGACGAGCGTCATCGCGAGCGGACTGGGCACGCCTACGGCCCGCGTTGAGGTGATTGGTGAACGGCGCGGGGCCGCGGTTGGAGGCACCGGCGCCCTCGTCTTTCATCGCACCACCGGCCGTATCCTCGCGCGCCGCGCCCCCACGGCCGTCGGTCCGCTGAACAGTGCTGTCCAAACCATGGAGCGCTTGCACTTTGCGGCCGTCGGCGGGCGGGCGCTCGACCTGCTCTTCTTGCTGCTGGCCCTCGCCTCGTGCGTTGTCATCCTTACCGGCAACTTCACCTGGCTGGAGGCCCGAAAGCGGCAAGACCGGTGGACCCACGCGCTGATGGCACGGGCCACCGCGGGCGTCGCTACGGGGCTGCTGCCGGCCACGGCGCTGCTCTTCCTTGCCATGCGCTTCCTTCCAACCGATGCTGCCCCCGCGCTTACAGCCGGCCCCGTATTTTTTGGCGGCTGGGCGCTGGCGCTGCTGTACGCGCTGGCACAACCCAACGTGGCGCGCACGCATCGGCAGTTGCTCATCGCAGGCGGCGGGCTGGCCCTTCTGCTTCCGCTGGTGAACGGATGGATGACCGGCGATTGGCTATGGACCGTGGGGCGCACGCAGCGGTGGAGCACGTGGGGCGTCGACGTTGGGGCGGTGTGCGCCGGCCACGCGGCCCTCGCGGGCGCCGCGTGGATCGACACCGATCCGGCCGATGAAGCCCCTGCGCCTCCTTCGCAGCGCAACGGGCGACGTCCGCACGAGGTGACGCTGCAGACTGCGCCCTAG
- a CDS encoding TonB-dependent receptor plug domain-containing protein — protein sequence MRGFLALLLVMSCSGTLAAAQRAPVDTVYADTTRGAVRIAPTSQFDAPLALDEIVVTATRSQTTLANVPVPTQIIGRKDIQSSGAIRLADLLAEQPGLQLSYDHGAGLQVQGLASDYTRILIDGEPVIGRTAGTLNLNRITVADVQRVEIVRGPSSSLYGSDALAGVVNIITRDASGPPEASFHARYGSHGMTDVGVRASATPGPLRAKVFLSHYASNGYDLTPASVAPTMPSFADYIGRTTLRYALGARTTLSVQGRWAHQTQTSRVSVTNETQLFTNDGERTDWLLTPTLTHTRSGVSLEAQVVASGYRTRTALTGVDDGASLSRARFNQQYRKAELQLQAPLGSRHVLTTGGGYIRETVDADRVTGARTGGFFFVQDEWAPVAWLDVVPSARLDAHSDYATRVSPKLALMARPMDGLRLRASVGSGYKAPAFRQLYLNFTNPQVGYTVLGAQEVVQGLARLRAQGHIAALLADPATLGGPIEAERSVAVNVGGGVDLPYRATLRVNLFHNEVRDLIDTQPIARRTNGQQVFTYFNRGRVFTQGIEAELGWNAGRGLDAAFSYTYLNAKDRDVLADLQAGRIYRRTESGRDVPVSPDDYAGLRGRSHHRFTAQLTYRLPDAGFTASVRGRYRGRYGFADRNGNGIVDVAREYAPGYGMLDITLTQSFADHFEAQVGVENATDRVSLQYTPQLSGRTWFVGLRAHL from the coding sequence ATGCGAGGCTTTCTTGCACTCCTGCTGGTCATGAGCTGCTCCGGCACGCTTGCTGCCGCGCAGCGCGCGCCGGTCGACACGGTGTATGCCGATACCACGCGGGGCGCGGTTCGTATCGCACCCACCAGCCAGTTCGACGCGCCCCTGGCCCTCGATGAAATCGTCGTCACGGCCACGCGCAGCCAAACCACGCTGGCCAACGTGCCGGTGCCCACACAAATCATCGGGCGGAAAGACATTCAGTCCAGCGGCGCCATTCGGCTCGCCGACCTCCTGGCCGAGCAGCCGGGCTTGCAGCTGAGCTACGACCACGGCGCGGGCCTGCAGGTGCAGGGGCTTGCCTCCGACTACACGCGCATCCTCATCGACGGCGAACCCGTCATTGGCCGCACCGCCGGCACCCTCAACCTCAACCGCATCACCGTGGCCGACGTGCAGCGCGTGGAAATTGTGCGCGGCCCGTCGTCTTCGCTGTACGGGAGCGACGCCCTCGCGGGCGTGGTCAACATCATCACGCGCGATGCAAGCGGTCCCCCCGAGGCCAGCTTTCATGCCCGCTATGGCTCGCACGGCATGACCGACGTGGGCGTGCGTGCGTCCGCTACCCCGGGGCCCTTGCGTGCGAAAGTGTTTCTGAGCCACTATGCCTCCAACGGCTACGATCTAACGCCCGCCTCGGTGGCGCCCACCATGCCTTCGTTTGCCGACTACATCGGCCGCACCACGCTCCGGTACGCCCTTGGCGCACGCACCACGCTGTCGGTGCAGGGGCGGTGGGCCCACCAGACGCAAACCAGCCGCGTATCCGTCACCAACGAAACGCAGCTATTCACAAATGATGGGGAGCGCACCGACTGGCTGCTCACCCCGACGCTCACACACACCCGGAGCGGCGTCTCGCTCGAAGCCCAGGTGGTCGCCTCGGGCTACCGCACGCGTACCGCCCTAACCGGCGTAGACGACGGCGCCTCGCTAAGCCGCGCACGCTTCAATCAGCAGTACCGCAAGGCCGAGCTCCAGCTGCAAGCTCCGCTCGGATCACGCCACGTGCTCACCACCGGCGGCGGCTACATTCGTGAAACGGTGGATGCGGATCGGGTGACCGGCGCACGCACCGGCGGATTTTTCTTCGTGCAAGACGAGTGGGCGCCGGTTGCGTGGCTTGACGTGGTGCCCAGCGCGCGCCTCGATGCGCACAGCGACTACGCCACGCGCGTGAGTCCGAAGCTCGCGCTGATGGCACGCCCGATGGATGGCCTCCGCCTGCGGGCCTCGGTGGGCAGCGGGTACAAAGCCCCGGCCTTCCGGCAACTCTATCTCAACTTTACCAACCCGCAGGTGGGCTACACCGTGCTGGGGGCGCAGGAAGTGGTGCAGGGGCTGGCGCGCCTCCGGGCGCAAGGCCACATTGCGGCCTTGCTGGCCGACCCCGCTACGCTTGGCGGCCCCATCGAAGCCGAGCGCTCGGTAGCGGTCAACGTGGGCGGTGGGGTCGACCTCCCGTATCGCGCAACGCTGCGCGTCAATCTGTTCCACAACGAAGTGCGCGACCTCATCGACACGCAGCCCATCGCGCGCCGAACCAATGGGCAGCAAGTGTTCACGTACTTCAACCGGGGCCGCGTCTTCACACAGGGTATCGAGGCGGAACTGGGGTGGAACGCGGGGCGCGGGCTCGACGCCGCCTTCAGCTACACCTACCTCAACGCCAAAGACCGCGACGTACTGGCCGACCTGCAGGCCGGCCGCATCTACCGCCGCACCGAGAGCGGACGCGACGTGCCGGTATCGCCCGACGATTATGCTGGCCTGCGCGGCCGCTCGCACCACCGTTTTACTGCGCAACTCACCTACCGCCTCCCCGATGCCGGCTTTACCGCATCGGTACGCGGGCGCTACCGCGGGCGCTACGGCTTTGCCGACCGCAACGGCAACGGCATTGTAGACGTGGCCCGCGAGTACGCCCCCGGCTACGGCATGCTCGACATCACCCTTACCCAATCCTTTGCGGACCATTTTGAGGCCCAAGTGGGCGTCGAAAATGCGACGGACCGCGTCAGCCTCCAATACACGCCGCAGCTCTCGGGCCGCACCTGGTTCGTGGGGCTGCGCGCGCACCTGTAA
- a CDS encoding T9SS type A sorting domain-containing protein, giving the protein MLQRILLGCFAALTLLMQPAQGQVTEITSQDLLNLIGTNDAAQVFVTSALDPTTTPDLQAALDATGANATYDLRALLYDLQGQGIIRYRTIAEAQALGWLGANDSYFSQAPHAFALILEDPSGQASGTVYSYHDIKTSGPDAGDNSYGGVFVTSSGQFSNPFDPPLLQYKTPLRYSPSPTTWSDETNGGAVAISGEVEGYGTIRTPAGTYEVMRVRRVNGTVFPTTDYEFISPSLGFTVATLEGQGDGTYVVSFVAASDDFFEAPVAAGATGPMASDNRVSVTFTAGSSAGGTLAIATYNQPPYNRTFATQTATSGDGTSIQPDVLWDDQYYTILNVGDQLSGFQAAVCFDASGVPGVADIQKLVLLTRTFASESWQPLNTTVDGSDLCASVSSFSQFAIGSSTQYNTLPVELSSFTAEADGQEAVLSWQTASETNNAGFAVQRKTPSGTFEQVAFVEGAGTTTAPQTYRFRTEALTAGTHTFRLRQVDTDGTASFSDPVTVQIGLRGAFTLTAYPNPVRRQATVEFAVKQKGEVTVTLYNTLGQKVRTVYRGTPPAEQTQRVQVETGGLASGLYLLRMTGNGVATTQRLTVVQ; this is encoded by the coding sequence ATGCTTCAACGAATACTCCTTGGATGCTTTGCCGCTTTAACGCTGCTTATGCAGCCCGCGCAAGGGCAAGTTACTGAAATTACGTCCCAGGACCTGCTGAATTTGATTGGGACAAACGATGCGGCGCAGGTGTTTGTGACGTCGGCGCTTGATCCCACGACGACCCCCGATTTGCAGGCCGCCCTTGATGCTACCGGAGCCAATGCAACGTACGATTTGCGCGCGCTCCTGTACGACTTGCAGGGACAAGGTATCATTCGTTACCGAACGATCGCCGAGGCGCAGGCGCTTGGATGGCTGGGCGCCAACGACTCCTATTTCTCGCAGGCCCCGCACGCGTTTGCTCTCATCCTGGAGGATCCGAGCGGGCAAGCCTCCGGCACGGTGTATTCGTACCACGACATCAAGACGTCGGGGCCAGACGCTGGCGACAACAGCTACGGCGGTGTATTCGTGACATCCAGCGGACAGTTTTCCAATCCCTTCGATCCGCCGCTCTTGCAGTACAAGACGCCGCTTCGGTACAGCCCCTCGCCAACGACCTGGAGCGATGAAACCAATGGAGGGGCAGTGGCGATCTCTGGAGAAGTGGAAGGCTATGGGACGATCCGTACGCCCGCCGGCACGTACGAGGTGATGCGCGTCCGCCGCGTAAATGGTACGGTGTTTCCGACCACTGATTACGAGTTTATCAGTCCCTCGCTTGGGTTTACCGTGGCGACGCTTGAGGGGCAGGGCGACGGCACCTATGTTGTGTCGTTTGTGGCCGCGTCGGACGATTTCTTTGAAGCGCCGGTGGCGGCGGGGGCTACCGGGCCTATGGCCAGCGACAACCGGGTCTCGGTTACCTTTACCGCCGGAAGTAGCGCGGGCGGCACGCTGGCCATTGCTACGTACAACCAGCCGCCGTACAACCGCACGTTCGCTACGCAAACGGCCACCTCAGGCGATGGGACGTCCATTCAGCCGGATGTGCTGTGGGACGATCAGTACTACACGATTCTCAACGTTGGCGACCAGCTGTCGGGTTTTCAGGCCGCGGTTTGTTTCGACGCGAGCGGCGTGCCGGGCGTTGCTGACATTCAGAAACTAGTGCTGCTTACCCGGACGTTTGCGAGCGAGTCGTGGCAACCGCTCAACACCACCGTCGATGGATCTGATTTGTGCGCATCGGTGAGCAGCTTCTCGCAGTTTGCCATCGGATCGAGCACACAATACAACACCCTTCCGGTAGAGCTGAGCAGCTTCACGGCCGAAGCAGACGGTCAGGAGGCGGTGCTGTCGTGGCAGACGGCCAGCGAGACGAACAACGCCGGCTTTGCCGTGCAGCGCAAGACGCCGAGCGGCACCTTCGAGCAGGTGGCCTTCGTAGAGGGCGCCGGCACGACCACAGCGCCGCAGACCTACCGCTTCCGCACCGAGGCGCTCACCGCCGGCACGCACACCTTCCGCCTCCGGCAGGTGGACACCGACGGCACGGCGTCGTTCTCCGACCCGGTGACGGTGCAGATTGGGCTGCGCGGGGCGTTTACGCTCACGGCCTACCCGAACCCGGTGCGCCGACAGGCCACCGTGGAGTTTGCGGTGAAGCAGAAGGGCGAGGTGACCGTGACGCTCTACAACACGCTCGGGCAGAAGGTACGCACGGTGTACCGCGGCACGCCGCCCGCGGAGCAGACGCAGCGCGTGCAGGTGGAAACTGGCGGGCTAGCCAGCGGGCTGTACCTGCTGCGGATGACAGGCAACGGCGTGGCCACCACGCAGCGCCTGACGGTGGTGCAGTAA
- a CDS encoding TonB-dependent receptor — protein sequence MMMPSFSTRWYRALGALLMVCIVAAPTTGFAQSQEAVVKGTVQTANGDPAPGVNVRLKGTRLGSTSDRQGRYRIDDVPAGTYTLVVSYVGLETQRRTIRAAAGATVTVPSITLEETTRQLEELVVRGMQRNIFSVDQSVHVAKLPLQRIDNPQVYNAISNELLDSQVVTTLEGALTNAPGVFKLWESTGRQDGSGYYSIRGFSTQPTMQNGLPALTNGSPDPVNVERIEIIKGPSATLYGSSQISYGGLINVVTEKPYEDFGGEVGYTTGSFGLQRVTADVNTPLGNEDLLLRVNGAFDSRESFQDAGFSRSVFLAPSLSYDATDRLSFRLDASYYTSEHTNPTMLFMNRSVPLEANTVEELGYNPNNSLTDNDLTISTPTISMQGQARYEISEQWTSQTALSRSVSTSDGYYSYLWDMASNTDTFTRYISDQNATTTATDIQQNFNGQFEVLGTQHKMVVGLDYFQERLVSNSSGYVGFDTVTLGTPAAGLSSQAVDEALAQAASTNSVSAQETYSAYASDVIQFIPQVSFMASLRVDYFDQQGVQSSPDDNFTQTALSPKFGLVIQPLVDRLSLFANYMNGFSNVAPRTQGDGSIRAFAPEQANQWETGIKADLWSDRLTATVSYYDITVSNVVRQDPTRPNFFVQDGKITSRGIETSLSASPLPGLELIAGYSYNQSETVNTAPDFEGDRPVDEFVGLRPEEAGPKHLANVWARYRVRDGLLKGVGIGLGGNYASENVVLNRQSTGRFVLDSFTVLNAALSYTTARYRLSLKVDNLTDETYYRGWTTINPQAPRSIRAAFTYKF from the coding sequence ATGATGATGCCGTCTTTTAGTACTCGCTGGTACCGCGCACTGGGCGCTTTGCTCATGGTGTGCATCGTGGCCGCCCCCACCACCGGTTTTGCGCAATCGCAAGAGGCCGTTGTTAAGGGAACGGTACAAACCGCCAATGGCGACCCGGCGCCGGGCGTGAACGTCCGGCTGAAGGGCACCCGGCTGGGGAGCACCTCCGACCGCCAGGGCCGCTACCGCATCGACGACGTGCCGGCAGGGACCTACACGCTGGTGGTTTCTTACGTGGGCCTCGAAACGCAACGCCGCACGATTCGCGCGGCCGCCGGTGCAACCGTTACCGTACCTTCCATCACCCTGGAGGAGACCACCCGGCAGCTTGAGGAGCTGGTGGTGCGGGGCATGCAGCGCAACATCTTCAGCGTAGACCAGAGCGTGCACGTCGCCAAGCTGCCCTTGCAGCGCATCGACAACCCGCAAGTGTACAACGCGATCTCCAACGAGCTGCTAGACAGCCAGGTCGTCACCACCCTCGAGGGCGCCCTCACAAACGCACCCGGCGTGTTTAAGCTGTGGGAATCGACGGGCCGCCAAGATGGCTCGGGCTACTACTCCATTCGCGGCTTTTCCACCCAACCCACCATGCAAAATGGACTGCCGGCCCTCACCAACGGCTCGCCCGACCCGGTGAATGTAGAACGCATCGAAATCATCAAAGGCCCCTCGGCCACGCTGTACGGCAGCAGTCAAATCTCGTACGGCGGACTCATCAACGTCGTCACCGAGAAGCCCTATGAGGACTTTGGCGGCGAGGTTGGATACACAACCGGTAGCTTTGGACTGCAGCGCGTAACGGCCGATGTAAACACGCCGCTTGGCAATGAAGACTTGCTGCTCCGCGTAAATGGCGCCTTTGACAGCCGCGAGAGTTTTCAGGATGCCGGCTTCTCGCGCTCGGTCTTTCTTGCACCGTCGCTCAGCTACGACGCCACCGACCGGCTCTCCTTCCGGCTCGACGCGTCGTACTACACGAGCGAGCACACCAACCCCACAATGCTGTTCATGAATCGCTCGGTGCCGCTTGAGGCCAACACCGTTGAGGAGCTGGGCTACAATCCCAACAACTCACTGACGGACAACGACCTTACGATTAGCACCCCTACGATTAGCATGCAGGGGCAGGCTCGCTACGAAATCTCCGAACAGTGGACCTCGCAAACAGCCCTGTCGCGCAGCGTGAGCACGTCCGACGGCTATTACTCGTATCTGTGGGACATGGCCTCGAATACCGATACGTTCACGCGGTACATCAGCGATCAGAACGCAACCACCACGGCCACCGACATCCAGCAAAACTTCAATGGACAGTTTGAGGTGCTGGGCACGCAGCACAAGATGGTGGTGGGGCTCGATTATTTTCAGGAACGCCTTGTAAGCAACAGCTCGGGGTACGTGGGCTTCGATACCGTCACGCTGGGCACGCCCGCCGCCGGGCTCTCCAGCCAGGCCGTAGATGAAGCCCTTGCGCAGGCCGCTAGCACCAACAGCGTAAGCGCGCAAGAAACGTACAGCGCCTATGCCTCGGATGTGATTCAATTTATCCCGCAGGTGTCGTTTATGGCCAGCCTGCGCGTGGACTACTTCGACCAGCAAGGCGTGCAATCCTCGCCCGATGACAACTTTACGCAGACGGCGCTTTCCCCTAAGTTTGGCCTGGTGATCCAGCCCCTCGTTGATCGGCTGTCGCTGTTTGCAAACTACATGAACGGCTTTAGCAACGTGGCCCCGCGCACCCAAGGCGATGGCAGCATCCGTGCGTTTGCGCCGGAGCAGGCCAACCAGTGGGAAACCGGCATTAAGGCCGACCTGTGGTCCGACCGGCTGACGGCCACCGTGAGCTACTACGACATCACGGTGTCGAACGTGGTGCGGCAAGACCCCACCCGCCCGAACTTCTTCGTGCAGGATGGAAAAATCACGAGCCGCGGGATTGAGACGAGCCTCAGCGCTTCGCCGCTGCCCGGCCTGGAACTCATTGCCGGATACAGCTACAACCAGAGCGAAACGGTAAACACGGCGCCCGACTTCGAGGGCGATCGTCCGGTGGATGAATTTGTGGGCCTACGCCCCGAAGAAGCCGGCCCGAAGCACCTGGCCAACGTGTGGGCACGCTATCGCGTCCGCGACGGACTGCTGAAGGGCGTTGGGATTGGCCTGGGCGGCAACTACGCGAGCGAAAACGTGGTGCTGAATCGGCAAAGCACCGGCCGCTTCGTGCTCGACTCGTTCACCGTGCTGAATGCCGCGCTGTCGTACACCACCGCCCGCTACCGTCTTAGCCTGAAGGTGGATAACCTGACGGACGAAACGTACTACCGCGGCTGGACCACGATCAATCCGCAGGCGCCGCGAAGCATTCGCGCTGCGTTTACCTACAAGTTCTAA